From Aegilops tauschii subsp. strangulata cultivar AL8/78 chromosome 5, Aet v6.0, whole genome shotgun sequence:
ACTCCTCCTTATGCGCTCCAGTTCTGAAAGCCGTTTTACAAAACAGCAGCATAACCAATGCAACATGCCCGGCGATGGGGGTTTTACATTTTTCTTTTCCGAAGCATCCCATTGTCCCCCGATCTACTCGTGCGGGTGCAATCTGGAGGATGTTAAATATAATCTTGATGTTTTCTGTACCTGCATATTTATTTTCTGCATGAGTTAGAGTCATGTAGGGCCAACTAGCGAACCTCGTCTACAGCTTTGTACTATATATTGGCAAGTGTAGACAATTGCTAAGATAAACAGTGTAAGCTAGTGTAATCATATAAATTGCTAGGTGGCAAAAAAATCACGACATAGTCTATCACTCGAATGCATGCATGGTGTATATGGGCCAACGGAAGTTGACCGTGTGGGCTGTATCAGAATGTTAAATATTGAGCGGACGGAAGCTTGAAGTAAAATGGGCTGGTTGAAACCAGATGGGCTGATTGAAGCCAGATGGGCTGGTCGAATCTGTAAACTATAGTAAACAGAAAATGGTTTTAAAAAGAAAAACTCAACCATATAGTCTGGAAGTAAAAAACAAAACAGGTTGCAAATACACACATATTATTTTTTGGTCCAGCCTAAATTCAACTAATTACTATGAATGAAAAATTACGTAGTAAATCGAGAATATAATTTAATACATAGAAGAGAATTAAAACAGAGCAAACCTCTTTAAATTTGAATGTAAGTACAAACGACGAACAACTCTTTGACACACTGTACTCCTTGTAATGACCATATATACTCCATGCTCATCCTCTTTTTAATAACAAAATTAATTAGTATCCATGCTTATGGGCAAAGGCAACTGAATAATTGCTATCTAGATCCTCGAAAAATGCAAAAAGTGTGATTTTTTTTTCAGATTCTAAATCTTTGCTTGCTACACTCCACTGAGCAGCTCTCCCTTGGGCTGATAGGGTGAACCTAAGATTTATTGTCAGTCGCTTCTTCTTTCTCGTGTCTGATCTCTATTCTCTGTGGCACGCTTTCGACAGGTTCCCCACTCGTGACGTCTAACGCATAGAGCATCTAAGGCAGTACCACGGTAGTGCGAGGCGTCTTCGCTACATTTCTCATAGGTTCGCCTCCTGAACACCGATGATCGAGCACTGGAAAACCTATTACTACGCACCGCCCCCTCTGATGATCAACTCATAAATCAGAAAGATACATACATATAACAATTACACATGTCAAAATCCAGAAAAGAATTGGGTCAAGCACAAGTTTTCACCAGTCCTCATCTACTTCTCTCTCGCGAACTTTCCCACAAGTCCCCCACTCGTCGCGTGTAGCACGTAAAGCATCTAGAGCAGTACCGCGATAATGCAAGACGTGCTGGGTGCAGTGAGCACTCACCTCACGGACCGATACCTTTTCGGCAATGCTTGCAGATTCGCTTCCGAGCACCGACGATCGAGCACCGAAAAACTTACTACTATGCACCGTTATAATCCAATTTGTCTTGTTTTGCTGAGAGCTGATCAGACGTTCAAATGATATAAAAATTGGAGTGAATCTACCTCTGAAACATCTTGTACAATGTACATCTTTCTAGTTATGTATATGTAATTATAAAGACACCACTATGAAGATATTTTGTATGCCATACACTATACAGATCTATACCAAGATATTTAAGGATACACATATACAAATACATCATTAAAGCACTGTCACCATGCATGTAATCCAAGTAAACATGTATTTTTGCGGGTTTTTTTTCTCGTATTTAATTGAGTTCGGTTTAAATATGTTTTAAGATGTATGTTTGAAAAAACAAAGTTTATTACATAAACAATTTGAATTGCCCACAATATAATATCTATGATCGTGATTTGGCAAAATACGAACAAATAAGTACTAAAGTTTAGTATAAATAGCTATAACAATCTCACATAATAAAGTTCAAAAAAGAATCGGGTTAGGCACAAGTCTTTTTAATCTTGAATGTAAATAAATTTCAGATTTCAAGGGGCATCCAAATCAGTATTACAAGTTCCCCAACTTCTCAGAAATCCATCCGCGAGTTGAGTAAGTTATCAATTTCAATGAGATACACTGGAATACTCGCCTGGAACTCCCCCGGGGGCGTGCGGCCTTTTAGAACCCTGCCTAACTCATAATataataatgtgccaagctttgtaGTTTGCCGTGCGAGCCCTCCGCCCCTGAATTTAATCACCTTCTTGGCACGCTGAAGCTCACCCCCTTGATACCTGATCAGCGCAATTGTGGGGAGAATGCTTCCATTGCCATGTAACACGGGATTTGGCATCGCGGCAGGCAATAGAGTTTGAAGAAGGAGACGGGTGTTTTCCATACAACGAGCGAGCACGCTAAGTCCTTCCAAAATTAGATTTCCGCATATTTGTGGCACAATTCACTCTTCTAGCAAACCATGCCACGCTTGTTTTACACACAAACCCTTGCTAAGGGTGACTTAGAAATTCCGACCCTTTTTATATGTTTACGCTTTATTTTTTGCTGCAGTCCCCATAAAAGTCCTATTGTTTGTTGACACTGCACCCTTTGATTTTGTTTCGCGGGCTACTAGTATGTGAAAGAAGGATTTGAAAGAAAGCTTAGATAAGATAAATGATATTATAACCAATGCATTCAAATTTGTAGAACATCTCAACTTATCAACCATGATTAATTTCAATTGAAGCCAAGCTGCTCCTGCCAGTTCAGAAGGCGCAGTCACTACGGGGACCCCTCCGCCAATAGTATTCGGGCGAGATAAAGAGCGTGACAAGAACACGGAAATGCTTCATGAGCAGGAAGTTGCTGATCAGCCAAATACCAACAGTGGTTTATGTTATTCTGTAATTGGTATTCATGGCATTGGCGGGTCTGGGAAATCTACCCTTGCACATTTAGTTTATGCCCATGAGAAGGACCAGCAAGAAAAAAAGGGCGACTATTTTGACCTTGTTATGAGGGTTCATGTTTCTCAGAATTTTAGCGTGGGTGACATTTTTAAGGAAATATTTGAGGTAGCTACAGGAAATTCGTGCCCTCAACTCAATAACCTTAACACCCTACAAGATAAGTTGGAGGAGAAATTGCATGGAAAACTATTTATCTTGGTTCTAGATGATGTCTTGTGCGATATTAGGGATGAGAGGCAGCATGGGTACCTGCGGCAGATATTTTCTCCGCTGAAGGCTAGAGAAGTAGGAAGCAAGATTCTGGTGACTAGTAGAATTGAAGATGCATTACTAGTTTTGGGTGCTAAAAAACTGAGATGTGTTCCCATATCTGACTTGGATGATGATGTCTTCTGTAAGTTGTTGATGCACTATGCACTTGAAGGAGCAATTCTAGATGATCATGTTCGAAGAAGACTGAATGTGGTTGGGGCTGACATTGCAAAAAAGTTGAAAGGGTCGCCTCTATCAGGTATGAGACCTGATGCTGAGTTTTGGAGAATAGCTAGAAAGATAAGTTTGTCGGCGGGACCAtgggagctctatggtggagCTACAAACATCTTGATCAGCATGCTAGGCGATGCTTTGCTTATTGCAGTATTTTCCCCGgaaaacatcacatgcagtgtGATGAATTAGTTGAACTGTGGGTGGCACAAGGGATTATAAGAAGTACTAATGAAGGGGAGGAAATGGAAGATATCGGTCGAGAATACTTCTATGAACTAGTGTCAACCTCATTTCTGCAGCAAGGAGGGAAGGACAAAAATGGCAAGGACTACTTTTAAATGCATGATCTGCTGCATGATTTAATAGGGATGGTCGCCAGAAGTAATTGCTTTTGAATCGAGAAGGCAGCGGCTAGGGAAAAGAAATTTGGACAGGAGAAGTTCCTCGAGATGTTCCACATCTTTATATTTACCAATATAGTGGAACATTCATGACCGGAAAGATCCTTGAATTAAAAAATTTGCGGACTCTCATGATTTATAATGCTGGTTGGGGTTCAGCAATCGAGGAAGTCATTGAGATTATATAAGGGTCTGCTGAAACTGCGGGTACTGGCCATAAATTTGCCTTTAGTTATGCTCTCAGTCCCCGAATCTGTTTGTCAGTTAAAGCATCTTCGCCATCTTAGCTTCGGGACAGAAACATCAAACTTGGTGATTTTACGAAGCACACTAACCAAGCTTTACCATATCCAGATGTCTCTCGTACTACAAAGGTTCGCGGTGTCCAAATTGGATGGTGGGTAAGCAGAGCGGCGGCCCAAAGGACCTACAGGAACTCGAGTTCTCGGAATGCAGCCAACTCGGACCTGCTCCTGAACTCGAGGGTTTCATTCATCTGCGTTCACTCTGGCTATGGGGCTGCAGGTGGGACAGCTTACCAAGTAATATGGAGAACCTCATGTCGATCAAGAAACTGACGGTTGACCATTGCTTGAACATCCGCTGGCTTCTTGATAGAATCGAGGAAATATCTTAAATCTGATTGGAATCGAAAATGCATCTTCAATGTCTGGTGGGAATATAGTCAATAATCAGGAGTCTGGGGCAAGCTAAAAATAATTGTACAAATAACGAGCAGGTAGAATATGCTCGAATTTGATATGTGGAAAAAGTACTTATTAGTGTGAACTTTACATTACAGTGGGTAATATATTTGAATACTGCTTTTAAAATCAAAAAACCTTGTGGTAAGTAGGCATTGCCTTCTTAATTTGTCTACTGTCAATACTAGCATCTAACTGAATATGTGAATATGGAGTCATTTGCTCCAGCTCCACCCATGCGGTCAATAATTATGGAGTTTCTGGATATGGCAGTATGCTGTGTATGTGAAGTGCAGACTCTGAAATGTTCTTGGATGGGCATGTACTCTTCCTGTCTATCTCTGTCTCAATGCTATGTATGTATATGGGCTGTTTTAATATAGGTTGGACCAAACATCAAGTGCGTGCTACCCCGTTCTCCCGCCGGCCATCTAAATAATTTGCACCCTGTCCAGTCAGTTGTACACAACTTTTGAATGCCTACCACAAGGTTTCCCGAAGTAAGTCACATTCTGGAAATAGATCGACAAAAGAATTTGAATGAAGTACAAGATGCAATTATCTACAGCGCCGCAGTCAACCTCGCTTACATTGCCTTAGCTGCTTCAGCAGTGTTACACAAATTCGGAAGGGGGTCTATTACCACAAGGTTTCCTAAGAAGTGAAGAATTAGAGCGATGCCCCAAGCAGGTGAACAAATCAGCATACAAAAGGCAAGTACTGAAAAGAAAAGGATGCATCCAGACACCGCAGTAGACACAATATAGCTACACTGCAAGGTCCAGATCAATCAAGTATTCTCAGGCTATTAGTACCTAGAAATTTAaataactactgggcccaccacATGCAGAATCATCACTGCAACAGCAGCGAGCGTTATGAGACGACGTAGCATTCCTTGACAATACCCGTCAGCACATTATTAATATCTCCACGGTTGAGGAGGATCCATGTGTGAGTCGCTCCTTGACCAGGCGCCTGCAAGCTTCATTCACCTGGGATCTCGTCGGGTCAGTGGCATCGCATTTCTCACATGGGTGTACACCATACATCTCGATTCTCTTCAATCCCACAGCTCGCTCCATGACTAGCCTTATGTAGTTTGTCACCTTGTCTTCCTCCTCGAACCCGGACATCAGCAGCGACTTCAAGTTCAGGTGCTTCAAATTCTTGGATGGGTCCCACACCACATAGGTCTTCTCGGCACTGTCCTCGACCGTTCTGAGACATGCATACCGTTCTCGGCACAACTTCATGCATGGATGATCGACATAGAAAGTAAACAATACATGGTACAATTAAACTCGCAACCAACCCATGCATGCAGGAAAGCATATATATAGCAACAATTGCAGTTAAACATCTTTGCCATTTAAAATTTTGCAACAAGATCAATACTACCATCTAGGTAAGTTTAGGCCCCTCCAAAGCTTTTGAAAGAATGTGCATGAACTAAATCCTGCATGAAAGTGATGCACATGAATATGCTTCCAGGATTCCTATGCAATCATAGTCCCCTCTACAAAATTAAATGGAGCAACGAAACCTCCGCTTGCATTGCCTCCGTAGTTATATACAATTATAATGTGGCGTTCTGTACGCACTACTTCTAACACAGTTTCATGAGAAGTGAAAACCAGATCGATTCCCTGGCATACGTTGTTAATGTTGAATATTCTGGAAGCATGTCATGCTAGAAGGGAGTCACATCCAGGCTAAGATGTGGATTAAATTTAAAGAAGGTAAAGTAACCACCATACTTTGAAAATCTgcagcgcaggtgcagcttcgaGGAAAAATAGGGTCCAGTTCAGATCACACTCAGGAAAGATAGCTGGAAGTTCCACACACGTCAGGTTTTTTAACATAGCAGTGAGGTGCTTTGGATGTTCCGGCTTAATCCAAATCTGCAGCAAGAACACAATAGAGACATCTAACATTTAGtagagaaggagaagaagagtgTACGATATTTAGAAGCATGTGAAACTCATCCAGAATGAATAGAAATTGGCTAACCATTTGGCAGCAAAAGTTAAGATTGAGTATAGACAGGTTCTTGGCACTACTTGACAGACACTCGCTCAGTGAGAATGGCGCCTGCCACGTCATGGCATGAGAACTGAAGGTCACATGGCGAAGCTCTGGGACGTAGCCGAAGCTCACCGGAGGGTTCCCATAGCGCCATGATTCGCACCACACTTGCCTGAGCTTGGGGACAGAGACAAGCTCGACCCGCGTGCATACAAAGCAGAACAAGACGAGCCCCTGGAGCCCAGAGCACGGCGTGTCGATCTTGACCGTGGAGTGCTCCTCTACCAGTGTGCAGAATCTAAGGGTGAGGTTCTTGAGGTTATCGCAAGCCCTAATGATGTCGGCCACATCGGTGTCTCCGAACACAAGTTGTGTGAGAATTAGCTCGGTGAGCCACCGGAACGCAACTGGGCAGGCACAGGAGAAGGACATGAACTCCTTCGCGGACTGGGTACGCACCCCGCCATCTTCTTTCGCACATGTCGAGTGTATGTAAAACTCAAGACATTCAGTCTCACCGCGGGTGACAACGTCCTCGACGGCGCGGCCTATGGATCTCAGGTGAGGGTCCGACTCAGGGAAGAAGACGAGGCGGAGGGTCTTGATGGCGCGCTTGCACTCAGCCGGAGGAGACAGTAGCCTGCACGTCGCGGCCGTGAACGCCTCCATGGTCGCGACCGGATCAGTCGCTCCGCCGAAGTGGCGGACGTCGAGGTGCAGGCGTGAGAGCCGGTGGGGGAGGTGCCGCCACCGCGTGGAGACTGCGCCTGCGCGGACCGCGTCCCGCAGGTCGAGGCGCTCGAGGATTCCGAGGAGGATGTCATCGGTGAGCGCGCTGATTCTGTCCTCGTCTGGGTCGTCGATGTTGAGCTTgttcggcggcggtggcgggatTCGGAGGGCGGTTGAAACCTTAGCTAGAAGCAGAACCAATCGCTTGTATGCGGCCCGGAGGGACGGCTTCCTGCTCCGTGGCCGGGGCTCCTCCGGCGCTCCGCTCCCCACCTCCAATGTGCGGCCTGTGGATCTGGACGGAACAGGGGAAGCCAGCTCCGCCGCGCAGCCATGTCGGTGCATCTGATTTCCCTCCGGCCGGGGCGCTGCCGCAAGTCGCGCTTTGATCCACCACCTCCGTCGCGCGGCCAGGTCTAACATCTGACAAATATTTTGTTGTTTGTGGGCAGAGAAATATGTGGATCTGAAAATAGCAGACGATATATAGCAGCCGGTGCATGCAGTCTTGGGCTCTTGGGTAAGCAAGCACGAAGGATTTTGCATGTCCACTCCTCCTTATGCGCTCCAGTTCTGAAAGCCGTTTTACAAAACAGCAGCATAACCAATGCAACATGCCCGGCGATGGGGGTTTTACATTTTTCTTTTCCGAAGCATCCCATTGTCCCCCGATCTACTCGTGCGGGTGCAATCTGGAGGATGTTAAATATAATCTTGATGTTTTCTGTACCTGCATATTTATTTTCTGCATGAGTTAGAGTCATGTAGGGCCAACTAGCGAACCTCGTCTACAGCTTTGTACTATATATTGGCAAGTGTAGACAATTGCTAAGATAAACAGTGTAAGCTAGTGTAATCATATAAATTGCTAGGTGGCAAAAAAATCACGACATAGTCTATCACTCGAATGCATGCATGGTGTATATGGGCCAACGGAAGTTGACCGTGTGGGCTGTATCAGAATGTTAAATATTGAGCGGACGGAAGCTTGAAGTAAAATGGGCTGGTTGAAACCAGATGGGCTGATTGAAGCCAGATGGGCTGGTCGAATCTGTAAACTATAGTAAACAGAAAATGGTTTTAAAAAGAAAAACTCAACCATATAGTCTGGAAGTAAAAAACAAAACAGGGTGCAAATACACACATATTATTTTTTGGTCCAGCCTAAATTCAACTAATTACTATGAATGAAAAATTACGTAGTAAATCGAGAATATAATTTAATACATAGAAGAGAATTAAAACAGAGCAAACCTCTTTAAATTTGAATGTAAGTACAAACGACGAACAACTCTTTGACACACTGTACTCCTTGTAATGACCATATATACTCCATGCTCATCCTCTTTTTAATAACAAAATTAATTAGTATCCATGCTTATGGGCAAAGGCAACTGAATAATTGCTATCTAGATCCTCGAAAAATGCAAAAAGTGTGATTTTTTTTCAGATTCTAAATCTTTGCTTGCTACACTCCACTGAGCAGCTCTCCCTTGGGCTGATAGGGTGAACCTAAGATTTATTGTCAGTCGCTTCTTCTTTCTCGTGTCTGATCTCTATTCTCTGTGGCACGCTTTCGACAGGTTCCCCACTCGTGACATCTAACGCATAGAGCATCTAAGGCAGTACCACGGTAGTGCGAGGCGTCTTCGCTACATTTCTCATAGGTTCGCCTCCTGAACACCGATGATCGAGCACTGGAAAACCTATTACTACGCACCGCCCCCTCTGATGATCAACTCATAAATCAGAAAGATACATACATATAACAATTACACATGTCAAAATCCAGAAAAGAATTGGGTCAAGCACAAGTTTTCACCAGTCCTCATCTACTTCTCTCTCGCGAACTTTCCCACAAGTCCCCCACTCGTCG
This genomic window contains:
- the LOC141023194 gene encoding F-box/FBD/LRR-repeat protein At2g04230-like yields the protein MHRHGCAAELASPVPSRSTGRTLEVGSGAPEEPRPRSRKPSLRAAYKRLVLLLAKVSTALRIPPPPPNKLNIDDPDEDRISALTDDILLGILERLDLRDAVRAGAVSTRWRHLPHRLSRLHLDVRHFGGATDPVATMEAFTAATCRLLSPPAECKRAIKTLRLVFFPESDPHLRSIGRAVEDVVTRGETECLEFYIHSTCAKEDGGVRTQSAKEFMSFSCACPVAFRWLTELILTQLVFGDTDVADIIRACDNLKNLTLRFCTLVEEHSTVKIDTPCSGLQGLVLFCFVCTRVELVSVPKLRQVWCESWRYGNPPVSFGYVPELRHVTFSSHAMTWQAPFSLSECLSSSAKNLSILNLNFCCQMIWIKPEHPKHLTAMLKNLTCVELPAIFPECDLNWTLFFLEAAPALQIFKLCRERYACLRTVEDSAEKTYVVWDPSKNLKHLNLKSLLMSGFEEEDKVTNYIRLVMERAVGLKRIEMYGVHPCEKCDATDPTRSQVNEACRRLVKERLTHGSSSTVEILIMC